In Celeribacter indicus, one DNA window encodes the following:
- a CDS encoding type II toxin-antitoxin system PemK/MazF family toxin, producing the protein MAEETPPPRVAPTVKSAPRIRQVYWCKLPDDAQLPEFWKTRPVLIMSLKTTLHGKVTVLPFSTKSQPDNPHAYPMQSPLQAKQAWVICDHLMTVAVSRLSPPGRVIPRISEADFEHIKERALKNLPY; encoded by the coding sequence ATGGCAGAAGAAACCCCACCGCCGCGCGTTGCGCCAACCGTCAAGAGTGCTCCGCGCATCCGTCAGGTGTATTGGTGCAAGCTACCCGACGACGCCCAGTTGCCCGAGTTCTGGAAAACACGGCCCGTGCTCATCATGTCGCTGAAAACGACCCTTCACGGCAAAGTCACAGTGCTGCCTTTCTCTACCAAGTCGCAGCCTGACAACCCACATGCTTACCCTATGCAGTCCCCGCTACAGGCGAAACAAGCGTGGGTGATCTGTGACCACCTGATGACGGTGGCCGTAAGCCGCCTAAGTCCACCTGGGCGAGTGATCCCGCGCATTTCCGAAGCCGATTTCGAGCACATTAAAGAGCGCGCGCTCAAGAATCTCCCATACTGA